The following proteins come from a genomic window of Triticum aestivum cultivar Chinese Spring chromosome 6A, IWGSC CS RefSeq v2.1, whole genome shotgun sequence:
- the LOC123128640 gene encoding uncharacterized protein isoform X2, which translates to MEPAAPSASSASAASPAGRRRAAPEAAELRVRRRTLETVLEQCQRALELMRDAEGEDGDPEEDEEGEGERERERDPEGEGERRAGGDWEGPPPSPTPEPSEADYETDELCNLLKSRVESPEFLEKLDNIQKSVYQHGADETISWDIVSAADIWDDKSMNVSDDSEDGYVLVKQEDIVDGIACFMAAYLLSLKETKELTPNQLQEALSKTFSTKKRKGKLQKAWAGTQVIYNVASWSATAIGIYQNPAILKAATAAFWTSCRVVSKFL; encoded by the exons ATGGAGCCCGCGGCCCCCTCCGCGTCCTCGGCCTCGGCCGCGTCGCCGGCGGGGAGGCGGAGGGCGGCGCCGGAGGCCGCGGAGCTGAGGGTGCGGCGGAGGACGCTCGAGACCGTGCTCGAGCAGTGCCAGCGCGCGCTCGAGCTCATGCGCGACGCCGAGGGGGAGGACGGGGatccggaggaggacgaggagggggagggggagcgggagcgggagcgggaTCCGGAGGGCGAGGGGGAGCGGCGGGCGGGCGGCGACTGGGAGGGGCCGCCCCCGTCGCCCACGCCGGAGCCGTCGGAGGCCGACTACGAGACGGACGAG CTGTGTAATCTTCTCAAATCAAGGGTCGAATCACCTGAATTTCTAGAAAAGCTTGATAACATTCAGAAGTCAGTATACCAACATGGTGCAG ATGAAACCATATCATGGGATATAGTAAGCGCAGCAGATATATGGGATGATAAGAGTATGAATGTCAGTGATGATTCAGAGGATGGATATGTTCTAGTTAAGCAAGAGGATATAGTTGATGGGATTGCATGCTTCATGGCTGCATACCTGCTGTCGCTGAAAGAAACTAAG GAATTGACGCCCAATCAACTTCAAGAAG CCCTTAGCAAGACATTTTCAACTAAAAAGAGGAAAGGCAAACTTCAGAAGGCATGGGCTGGAACACAAGTTATTTATAATGTAGCATCATGGAGTGCAACAGCTATTGG TATCTACCAGAATCCAGCGATTCTAAAAGCAGCAACAGCGGCCTTCTGGACGTCCTGCCGCGTGGTGTCCAAGTTCCTGTGA
- the LOC123128640 gene encoding uncharacterized protein isoform X1, whose product MEPAAPSASSASAASPAGRRRAAPEAAELRVRRRTLETVLEQCQRALELMRDAEGEDGDPEEDEEGEGERERERDPEGEGERRAGGDWEGPPPSPTPEPSEADYETDELCNLLKSRVESPEFLEKLDNIQKSVYQHGAVDETISWDIVSAADIWDDKSMNVSDDSEDGYVLVKQEDIVDGIACFMAAYLLSLKETKELTPNQLQEALSKTFSTKKRKGKLQKAWAGTQVIYNVASWSATAIGIYQNPAILKAATAAFWTSCRVVSKFL is encoded by the exons ATGGAGCCCGCGGCCCCCTCCGCGTCCTCGGCCTCGGCCGCGTCGCCGGCGGGGAGGCGGAGGGCGGCGCCGGAGGCCGCGGAGCTGAGGGTGCGGCGGAGGACGCTCGAGACCGTGCTCGAGCAGTGCCAGCGCGCGCTCGAGCTCATGCGCGACGCCGAGGGGGAGGACGGGGatccggaggaggacgaggagggggagggggagcgggagcgggagcgggaTCCGGAGGGCGAGGGGGAGCGGCGGGCGGGCGGCGACTGGGAGGGGCCGCCCCCGTCGCCCACGCCGGAGCCGTCGGAGGCCGACTACGAGACGGACGAG CTGTGTAATCTTCTCAAATCAAGGGTCGAATCACCTGAATTTCTAGAAAAGCTTGATAACATTCAGAAGTCAGTATACCAACATGGTGCAG TAGATGAAACCATATCATGGGATATAGTAAGCGCAGCAGATATATGGGATGATAAGAGTATGAATGTCAGTGATGATTCAGAGGATGGATATGTTCTAGTTAAGCAAGAGGATATAGTTGATGGGATTGCATGCTTCATGGCTGCATACCTGCTGTCGCTGAAAGAAACTAAG GAATTGACGCCCAATCAACTTCAAGAAG CCCTTAGCAAGACATTTTCAACTAAAAAGAGGAAAGGCAAACTTCAGAAGGCATGGGCTGGAACACAAGTTATTTATAATGTAGCATCATGGAGTGCAACAGCTATTGG TATCTACCAGAATCCAGCGATTCTAAAAGCAGCAACAGCGGCCTTCTGGACGTCCTGCCGCGTGGTGTCCAAGTTCCTGTGA